Proteins encoded by one window of Paenibacillus sp. DCT19:
- the pgsA gene encoding CDP-diacylglycerol--glycerol-3-phosphate 3-phosphatidyltransferase — protein sequence MNLPNRITLARICLIPFLMVFLLVDFPFYPEPLQLGSFSLPYNQLIAAVIFVIAASTDGIDGYLARKNNMVTNLGKLLDPLADKLLVTAVLISLVEMGKLDSWIAVVIISREFAVTGLRQIALLDGSVVAASNWGKLKTVVQIVAIVLLLLNNFPFSYTGIHVDVIAVWAAAIITIWSGIDYFIKNKNLLNLSKA from the coding sequence GTGAATTTACCCAACCGGATTACGCTTGCACGAATTTGCTTAATCCCTTTTTTGATGGTGTTTCTGCTCGTGGATTTTCCATTTTATCCAGAGCCGTTGCAGCTTGGAAGCTTCTCGCTTCCTTATAATCAATTGATTGCGGCTGTCATTTTTGTCATTGCAGCAAGTACAGACGGAATCGATGGTTACTTGGCGCGCAAGAACAATATGGTCACTAATCTAGGCAAGTTGCTTGATCCTTTGGCGGACAAGCTGTTAGTGACTGCTGTACTCATTTCGCTCGTGGAAATGGGCAAGTTAGATTCCTGGATTGCTGTCGTAATCATTAGCCGTGAATTTGCAGTAACAGGTCTTCGCCAGATTGCATTGCTCGATGGATCTGTTGTAGCGGCAAGCAATTGGGGTAAGCTAAAAACCGTTGTGCAAATTGTAGCTATTGTATTACTTCTGCTGAATAATTTCCCGTTCTCTTACACGGGGATTCACGTGGATGTTATCGCAGTGTGGGCTGCAGCGATTATAACGATCTGGTCAGGAATTGATTATTTCATTAAAAACAAAAATTTGCTTAATTTATCAAAAGCGTAA
- a CDS encoding competence/damage-inducible protein A translates to MKAEIIAVGTELLLGQIVNTNARYLSRELAAIGIDVYFQTVVGDNLSRLSEAIRIAQGRADVILFSGGIGPTQDDLTKDALAEVLGRKLHIDRLAMDKIEGFFRDRNVTMTENNRRQAIVIEGGTPLANETGLAAGNAISDNGKHYVVMPGPPKELIPMFEQEVKPWLFQHVLTEEMPIYSRMLKFAGIGESALEDRLLDLIDGQTDPTIAPYASEGEVTVRVSTKAPNEGEAKVKLDAMEVQIRERLPEHLYASDDVPIEYTIVTMMADMGLTLSAAESCTGGLVMQSLTSIPGSAAILKGGIVCYSNEMKEKLLNVPHDYLEGEDAPGAVSPEVAKVLAEQVRMIGDANFGLAVTGVAGPGYSERKPPGLVFIALAERGKETEIHELRINGNRETVRIRSTKSILYRLWRKLVELD, encoded by the coding sequence ATGAAGGCAGAAATCATTGCGGTTGGCACAGAGCTATTGCTTGGACAGATTGTGAACACCAATGCGAGATATTTGTCTCGCGAATTAGCCGCGATCGGAATTGATGTATATTTCCAAACAGTTGTTGGAGACAATCTAAGTCGCCTTAGTGAAGCGATCCGCATTGCTCAGGGTCGTGCAGATGTAATTTTATTTTCCGGTGGCATTGGGCCAACACAGGATGATCTTACGAAGGATGCTTTGGCTGAAGTATTAGGTCGTAAGCTGCATATAGATCGACTAGCGATGGACAAAATAGAAGGCTTTTTCAGGGATCGCAATGTTACTATGACCGAGAATAATCGTCGTCAGGCTATTGTTATCGAAGGGGGAACGCCTCTAGCTAACGAGACGGGGCTTGCAGCGGGAAATGCCATCTCGGACAATGGAAAACATTATGTTGTTATGCCTGGACCGCCTAAAGAGCTGATTCCGATGTTTGAGCAGGAGGTTAAGCCATGGCTCTTCCAGCATGTTCTGACAGAAGAGATGCCGATCTATTCCAGAATGCTGAAGTTTGCAGGTATAGGGGAGTCGGCGTTGGAGGATCGTCTGCTTGATCTGATCGACGGACAGACGGATCCTACAATTGCACCGTACGCAAGCGAAGGGGAGGTTACCGTGCGTGTCTCTACCAAAGCACCTAATGAGGGAGAGGCGAAGGTGAAGCTGGATGCGATGGAGGTTCAGATTCGTGAGCGTTTGCCAGAGCATCTGTACGCTAGTGACGATGTGCCTATTGAGTATACGATTGTTACGATGATGGCTGATATGGGGCTGACTCTTAGTGCTGCTGAGAGCTGTACAGGTGGGCTTGTCATGCAGAGCCTGACATCAATTCCTGGCAGTGCTGCAATTCTCAAAGGCGGAATTGTATGTTACTCCAATGAGATGAAAGAAAAACTGCTGAACGTTCCTCATGATTATCTGGAGGGGGAAGATGCACCCGGAGCGGTAAGTCCTGAAGTTGCTAAAGTATTGGCAGAGCAGGTGCGCATGATTGGTGATGCTAATTTCGGACTAGCTGTTACAGGTGTCGCAGGGCCTGGGTATTCTGAGCGTAAGCCCCCAGGGCTCGTCTTCATTGCTCTAGCCGAACGCGGCAAAGAGACGGAAATTCATGAACTGCGTATTAACGGTAATCGGGAAACGGTTCGCATCCGTTCAACCAAGTCTATCTTGTATCGATTGTGGCGCAAGCTGGTTGAACTAGATTAG
- a CDS encoding DUF3243 domain-containing protein, with protein MVSNFDTWKKFLGDRVLQAEKMGMSEETINKLAYEIGDFLDEKVDPANHSNRALKELWDVGDADERRTIACLMVKLAKQNA; from the coding sequence GTGGTCTCTAACTTTGACACTTGGAAAAAGTTCTTGGGTGATCGCGTACTGCAAGCAGAGAAGATGGGAATGAGTGAAGAAACCATTAACAAACTTGCCTACGAGATCGGTGACTTTCTGGATGAGAAAGTCGACCCCGCGAACCATTCCAACCGGGCATTGAAGGAGTTATGGGATGTCGGCGATGCAGATGAGCGTCGTACGATCGCGTGCCTGATGGTCAAACTGGCCAAACAAAACGCATAA
- a CDS encoding regulatory protein RecX → MDKYAEDLIEEAELTGLSQFPDHEELTITRVERLLKGRVARYRIEFGMYSITVLEDVMIKYRLTRGNTFVKKDLEEIVVADERQQTYVQSLRYLEFKPRTRHELSQRLRQKQFAPPLIEEVLDRLEQEKLIDDEAFAKEWTRQRMEGQRKGKLWIRQELRQKGIANDLIAEALETVSGDTEFETALTAGRKKWNQVKGDISEKKRKTLPFLMRRGFPMDMVRRVVNCIIEETEAKDPDDDDALLWD, encoded by the coding sequence ATGGACAAATATGCTGAAGATTTAATTGAAGAAGCAGAGTTAACGGGGTTATCTCAATTTCCGGATCATGAGGAGTTGACCATTACCCGGGTTGAGCGGTTGCTGAAGGGGCGAGTCGCGCGATATCGGATCGAGTTCGGGATGTACTCAATAACTGTTCTGGAAGATGTAATGATTAAGTATCGGTTGACCCGAGGCAACACATTTGTAAAAAAGGATCTTGAGGAAATTGTTGTGGCTGACGAGCGTCAGCAGACGTATGTTCAGTCTTTGCGATATCTCGAATTCAAGCCACGTACACGTCATGAACTAAGCCAGCGCTTGCGGCAGAAGCAGTTTGCACCTCCGCTAATTGAAGAGGTGCTAGATCGGCTGGAGCAGGAAAAATTAATTGATGATGAAGCATTTGCGAAGGAATGGACACGTCAGCGTATGGAGGGTCAGCGGAAGGGAAAACTGTGGATAAGGCAAGAACTTCGTCAGAAGGGTATTGCCAATGATCTAATTGCTGAAGCTTTGGAAACTGTGAGTGGGGATACAGAATTTGAGACTGCTTTGACCGCAGGGCGGAAGAAGTGGAACCAAGTCAAAGGCGACATTTCTGAGAAAAAACGCAAAACGCTTCCTTTTCTGATGCGGCGTGGTTTTCCGATGGATATGGTGCGTCGTGTCGTTAATTGTATAATTGAAGAAACTGAGGCTAAAGACCCTGATGATGACGACGCTTTACTGTGGGATTAG
- a CDS encoding RodZ family helix-turn-helix domain-containing protein, with translation MSELGQQLREARLQKGMSLDDVQEMTKIRKRYLEAIEAGDYKVLPGSFYVRAFIKTYAETVGLNPDELLEGHKKDVPAEETEATMEPVIQKRSSRPVERNNRWMSVALMWTFPLLIVVLLYAFWSSNKGGDETPSLDDTKITDSQQQPDDKPDQPADNGQAANPPSTETGGDEGSAGGNGGGQEDIGQTGEQTDDSEGQTPGDTEEEPTTPPTGVAVTEDGKSGNITNFKVSGSAGQPVTVTINASGESWLEVYKGENSSGEKLQFGMTADGNSFTFNLDSTGLYIKSGRASATTIEVGGQVVTDGKATNRIRLQLGEDSAATTTDNADPTSTDGSEGTATGE, from the coding sequence ATGTCTGAACTGGGTCAGCAGTTGAGAGAGGCCCGGCTGCAAAAAGGGATGAGTCTTGACGACGTACAGGAAATGACTAAAATTCGCAAAAGATATTTGGAGGCAATAGAAGCAGGGGATTATAAGGTACTTCCCGGTAGCTTTTATGTCCGTGCGTTCATTAAAACCTATGCGGAAACGGTTGGACTGAACCCTGATGAGCTGTTAGAGGGTCACAAAAAGGATGTACCGGCAGAGGAAACTGAGGCGACAATGGAGCCTGTCATTCAGAAGCGTTCCAGTCGTCCGGTTGAACGGAACAATCGTTGGATGTCAGTTGCTCTTATGTGGACATTCCCGTTATTAATCGTTGTATTGCTTTATGCCTTCTGGTCTTCGAACAAGGGTGGGGATGAAACTCCAAGTCTGGATGATACGAAGATTACGGATAGCCAGCAGCAACCAGATGATAAACCGGATCAACCTGCAGATAACGGACAGGCGGCTAATCCGCCATCTACGGAAACAGGTGGGGATGAAGGTAGTGCTGGTGGTAACGGTGGGGGTCAAGAAGATATAGGACAGACAGGTGAACAAACCGATGATTCCGAGGGCCAAACTCCAGGGGATACGGAGGAGGAGCCTACTACTCCACCTACAGGGGTAGCTGTGACTGAAGATGGCAAATCAGGCAATATTACGAACTTCAAAGTAAGTGGAAGTGCAGGACAGCCTGTGACTGTAACGATTAATGCGTCAGGTGAGAGTTGGCTTGAGGTATACAAAGGTGAAAATTCCAGCGGCGAAAAATTGCAATTCGGCATGACTGCTGATGGAAACTCATTTACGTTTAACCTGGATAGCACAGGTCTTTACATTAAATCCGGTCGTGCCTCGGCGACGACGATTGAGGTAGGCGGACAAGTGGTAACAGACGGTAAAGCCACGAATCGGATCCGTTTGCAGCTTGGAGAGGACAGTGCTGCTACGACAACGGATAACGCAGACCCTACATCAACGGACGGAAGCGAAGGCACAGCCACTGGCGAATAA
- a CDS encoding DUF3388 domain-containing protein, which produces MESKQWYMEYKIHKNRPGLLGDIASMLGMLEVNILTINGVEGKTRGMLLESDDDEKIRLLGEMLAKVNSITVSALRQPKLVDILAVRHGRYIDRDSDDRKTFRFTRDELGLLVDFLGEVFKREGNQVIGLRGMPRVGKTESIIAGSVCAMKRWTFVSSTLLRQTIRSQLSEDEMNPNNVFIIDGIVSTIRSSERHYNLLQDIMTMPSTKVIEHPDIFVQESEYDYNDFDIIIELRNNPGEEIIYDTFTASYTDEL; this is translated from the coding sequence ATGGAATCTAAACAATGGTATATGGAATACAAAATACATAAGAACAGACCCGGCCTGTTGGGGGATATCGCCTCCATGCTGGGGATGCTTGAAGTGAATATATTGACCATCAATGGTGTTGAGGGCAAAACTCGTGGTATGCTTCTTGAATCGGATGATGATGAGAAGATTCGTCTATTAGGCGAGATGCTCGCTAAGGTTAACAGCATTACCGTGTCAGCTTTGCGCCAACCGAAACTAGTTGATATACTGGCTGTTCGTCATGGTCGATACATCGACCGTGATTCGGATGATCGCAAAACATTTCGTTTTACTCGCGATGAACTTGGGTTACTGGTGGACTTTTTGGGTGAAGTATTTAAAAGGGAAGGTAATCAGGTTATCGGGTTACGCGGTATGCCGCGTGTTGGTAAAACGGAATCCATTATTGCGGGTAGTGTGTGTGCGATGAAACGATGGACCTTTGTTTCGTCTACCCTTCTTCGTCAGACTATAAGGAGTCAACTATCCGAGGACGAAATGAATCCAAACAATGTATTTATCATCGATGGCATTGTTAGTACGATTCGTTCGAGCGAACGGCACTATAACTTGTTACAGGATATCATGACGATGCCAAGTACCAAGGTCATTGAGCATCCAGATATTTTTGTACAGGAATCCGAGTATGATTATAATGATTTTGACATTATCATCGAGCTTCGGAACAATCCAGGCGAAGAAATTATTTATGATACGTTTACGGCCAGCTACACCGATGAACTGTAA
- a CDS encoding YajQ family cyclic di-GMP-binding protein, translating into MSSENSFDIVSKMDLQELTNAVTQTEKEIGTRYDFKGSKSSLKLDKDALTILSDDETKLKSVIDVLQSKMAKRGLPLKNIDYGKVEPASSGTVRQRLSFKQGIDQDIAKKINILIRDSKMKVKSQIQGDQLRVTGKSKNDLQAVMQMLNGANLPLDLQYTNFK; encoded by the coding sequence TTGAGTTCAGAAAATTCATTTGATATCGTGTCCAAGATGGACTTGCAGGAACTGACTAATGCCGTAACACAAACGGAAAAGGAAATAGGCACTCGTTATGATTTTAAGGGCAGCAAGAGCAGCTTGAAATTGGACAAAGATGCTTTAACGATTTTGTCTGATGACGAGACCAAACTTAAGTCTGTCATTGATGTGTTGCAATCGAAGATGGCTAAACGAGGACTTCCGCTGAAGAACATTGATTATGGCAAAGTGGAACCCGCTTCTTCTGGAACTGTTCGCCAACGTCTGAGCTTCAAACAAGGAATTGACCAGGATATTGCTAAGAAAATCAATATTTTGATCCGTGATTCCAAAATGAAGGTGAAGAGTCAGATTCAGGGTGATCAACTACGGGTAACTGGAAAAAGTAAGAATGATTTGCAAGCGGTAATGCAAATGTTGAATGGTGCCAATCTACCATTAGATCTGCAGTATACCAACTTTAAATAA
- the recA gene encoding recombinase RecA produces MSDRRAALDMALRQIEKQFGKGSIMKLGESTHMQVEIIPSGSLALDIALGTGGLPKGRIVEIYGPESSGKTTVALHAIAEVQKVGGQAAFIDAEHALDPQYASKLGVNIDELLLSQPDTGEQGLEIAEALVRSGAVDIIVIDSVAALVPKAEIEGEMGDSHVGLQARLMSQALRKLSGAISKSKTIAIFINQLREKVGVMFGNPETTPGGRALKFYSTVRLDVRRIESIKSGNDIIGNRTRVKVVKNKVAPPFKQAEVDIMYGEGISREGSIIDIGTELDIVNKSGAWYSYEGERLGQGRENAKQFMKEHKEIAQVIEQKIREASNLTTVVPTPTAEDQQKEEAEEQELFEINE; encoded by the coding sequence TTGTCAGACCGTCGTGCCGCGCTTGATATGGCGCTCCGTCAAATAGAGAAGCAATTTGGTAAAGGATCCATCATGAAACTGGGTGAGTCGACTCACATGCAAGTGGAAATTATCCCCAGTGGTTCCTTGGCTCTGGATATTGCATTAGGAACAGGCGGCTTGCCTAAAGGCCGGATTGTTGAAATATATGGACCTGAATCTTCTGGTAAAACAACTGTAGCACTCCATGCGATTGCTGAAGTGCAAAAAGTAGGAGGACAAGCTGCATTCATCGATGCCGAGCATGCTCTTGATCCTCAATATGCAAGTAAACTTGGTGTTAACATTGATGAATTGCTTCTGTCTCAGCCAGACACGGGTGAGCAAGGGCTTGAAATTGCAGAAGCACTCGTTCGCAGTGGAGCTGTGGACATTATCGTTATTGACTCCGTTGCTGCATTGGTACCAAAAGCTGAAATTGAAGGCGAAATGGGAGATTCTCACGTTGGTTTGCAGGCACGTCTGATGTCACAGGCGTTGCGTAAATTGTCGGGTGCGATCAGCAAATCCAAAACAATCGCAATCTTCATTAACCAGCTTCGTGAAAAAGTTGGGGTTATGTTTGGTAACCCTGAAACAACACCTGGTGGTCGTGCCTTGAAATTCTACTCCACAGTTCGATTGGATGTTCGTCGGATTGAAAGTATCAAATCAGGCAATGACATTATCGGTAACCGTACACGTGTAAAAGTTGTTAAGAATAAAGTAGCACCACCGTTTAAACAAGCTGAAGTGGATATCATGTACGGTGAGGGTATCTCTAGAGAAGGTAGTATCATTGATATCGGTACAGAACTAGATATCGTTAACAAAAGTGGTGCATGGTATTCCTATGAGGGCGAGCGTCTGGGACAAGGTCGTGAAAATGCGAAGCAATTCATGAAAGAGCACAAAGAAATTGCTCAAGTGATTGAGCAAAAAATTCGTGAAGCAAGCAATTTAACGACAGTGGTTCCTACACCAACGGCTGAGGACCAGCAAAAAGAAGAAGCAGAAGAACAAGAATTGTTTGAAATCAACGAGTAA